A stretch of the Dechloromonas sp. TW-R-39-2 genome encodes the following:
- a CDS encoding acyl-CoA synthetase codes for MTRPATPSWLRQQERSNLAILRLMVWISLTFGRAIGRVVLYGITAYYVLFAPRARHFSREYLHRALGRWAEWSDGFRHVFSFASTIHDRIYLLNDRFDLFDIEVIGADPVHELAAAQTGAVLIGAHLGSFEVLRAVGRGRAGLKVAMLMYEENARKINATLEAINPAATQDIISLGRMESMLEARDKLDQGYLVGILADRSLSDDPTVDCEFLGEMAPFPVGPFRLAAMLRRPVFFMTGLYLGGNHYRIHFEALADFTDTPRSERDAAIRAAQQHYADRLSHYCRLAPYNWFNFFDFWQKK; via the coding sequence ATGACCCGGCCGGCCACGCCAAGCTGGCTGCGTCAGCAGGAACGCAGCAACCTCGCCATCCTCCGCCTGATGGTCTGGATTTCGCTGACCTTCGGCCGGGCCATCGGCCGCGTCGTGCTCTACGGCATCACCGCCTATTACGTACTTTTTGCGCCGCGCGCCCGCCACTTCAGCCGTGAATATCTGCACCGTGCGCTCGGCCGCTGGGCGGAATGGTCAGACGGCTTTCGTCACGTCTTCAGCTTCGCCAGCACCATTCACGACCGTATCTATCTGCTCAACGACCGTTTCGACCTGTTCGACATCGAAGTCATCGGCGCCGACCCGGTGCATGAACTGGCTGCCGCCCAAACCGGTGCAGTGCTGATCGGCGCCCATCTCGGCAGCTTTGAAGTATTGCGCGCCGTCGGCCGGGGCAGGGCAGGGCTCAAGGTCGCCATGCTGATGTACGAGGAAAATGCCCGCAAGATCAACGCCACGCTGGAGGCGATCAACCCGGCGGCAACCCAGGACATCATCTCGCTCGGCCGTATGGAATCGATGCTCGAAGCCCGCGACAAACTCGATCAAGGCTACCTTGTCGGCATTCTTGCCGACCGCAGCCTGAGTGACGATCCCACGGTCGACTGCGAATTTCTCGGCGAAATGGCCCCATTTCCGGTCGGCCCCTTCCGCCTCGCCGCGATGCTGCGCCGTCCGGTGTTCTTCATGACCGGCCTTTACCTGGGCGGCAACCACTACCGGATACACTTCGAAGCGCTGGCTGATTTCACCGACACGCCGCGCAGCGAACGCGATGCCGCGATTCGCGCCGCGCAGCAGCATTACGCCGACCGGCTGAGCCACTATTGCCGCCTGGCACCTTACAACTGGTTCAACTTCTTCGATTTCTGGCAGAAAAAATGA